GGAGAGTAAAAGTATGCTGCCTTTTTTGGGCACCCAGCTGCTCAACAAACACACACATGTTGAGACTAAGGTGTACGTTAAACCCACAAATACTGGCCTTTTGCTGCATTACAAGAGCCATGTAGACGACCGATACAAACGCGGATTACCAAAACCTATGCTTGATCGAGCATTGCGGCTTTCATCCAATTACTGTTGCTTCTCTGAAGAATGTGATCGactgaaattattgttttctcaACTAAAATATCCTGACAAACTTGTCAACTCTACTTTTTCACGTTTTATTGCCGCCAAAGCATCGGATCAACCTGTTTCTTCGGCGACTGTCAGTGATCGAACAGACCCCATTCGCGTTGTCCTACAGTTTCAAGATCAGGCCTCAGCCGATATTGTACGTGTCAAACCTAAAGATTTGAGTCAGAAGATCCACACGACCGTCCAGCCTGCATTAGTCAGCCAGAAGATTGAATAAGATTTTAGATTACAAGAAGCGAACTGAGCCACCGGTTTTGAACCAACAGTGCcttgtttacaaatttaaatgtgaCCTGTGCGATGCAGGTTATGTCGGTTTTAGACGCGGCCATCTGCACCAACGTGTTCAAGAACACCGAAACTCGACTTCATCGATTGGCGAGCATTTTAGCGACAAGCATTCTCTGGCCCCGAGGGATCTTACGAtgaattttagtgttttaaagaAGTCTACGAACAAACTTGACTGCCTACTTTTTGAAACTCTATTCGTGCAAAGATTTTTAATTAGCTATTTAAtcgtttttttaatttggtttttaattagcttctaattatttcttctctttgcaTGTTCCTTCTGTCCGTTATACTTCTCACACGCATATACGCACTCAAAATTCTCACTATTCACTCGAAAATGAATGAAGTTTGGTCGAAACGCTGTATTTTGCAGTTCGTTTTTATCGTCAAAACTGTAATAGTCCTTcttattttggatttttaagATGTCACGTGAAAACCAAGGATAGCTAAACACCATTCATTGCTTTAAAATTGCTCACTGGATCGTGGCTAAAAGAAGcaacaatatttacatttatgACATTACAAAAAGGAAGAGTGATTTCCTTGCTTAATCAAGATACAGGGCTCCTCTGAATACCACTTTTACAATATGGGCTACTTGTGTATCGctacaaaaagacaaataatacaaaaagcttttcattttcGTTAAAAGCACGAATTGTTATCATTTAGAGAACGTGCTATCTGGtttatattgttttttctttaaaatgatttcacCGGGACTCTAAGATGACAAGAGACCAAGTTAATATTTGTTTTCCTGGTTTGCAAACggctttcattttcatttaatttacaaacttgaATGACTCCTCGgtaacaaaaattgaaactgaaatcaAACTAATTGTTCTCTGGCTTAAAGCCGGTTCTTACATATGACCTAGAAGAGAAAAATACACTGTTCAATATTTAATTCgatatttcttgaatttataACAAAGCTTGACTTTTGGAtgaaactagaaaaaaatgCTTGGACACTCAATTAGGGGAAAGTTGTTGGATCAATACATGAAGGTATTTCATGCCTTTACTTCAAGGCGAGGGTTGGAGCGATAACCAtgatatgataataatatttttattaaccaTTTTAACTAAAAGTTTTTGCTCTTGGTCTCGTTTTGAGTTTGAATGTATTTACAACTCGCGAATGGCCTGTTCCTTAGGTTCAATAAGGAACAAGACCCCGAGCGCTAATTATTCTTCTATATTACGAGGAGAGATGTTTTGATATTAACCGTTAACTCTTAAAGACGCTTGTTTATTGAATTGATTTTAATACATAATGGTAGGTAATTAAAAACATATCAATTACTGGACGACAGTTTGCTATATAGGAAGATTTATCTAAGAATTAAAATTGACATCAAGAGTTCAACAAACTCAGGCAAAAGCAAATACTTATCTTCGAAGAATCCACTCAGTAAGCATATATCGGTAAAGCAAAACTTGGTTGAGAATTAAGCGTTAGAAAATGGTCCCCTAGAAGAAATTTCATACAAATATTTGACCTATTAGAATTTCTATCAATGATAAAGACGAATCAAGTCCGCCAAATGTTGGTATATATTGTATAAAAAGGTGCCATATAAATCTTTTAAGGATTAAAAATGGCCTTCAGCAGCTTACCTAAGGGCTTAAGAGACAATTTTTCCAATACCGTTTTCCTGCCCGCTGAGTGACATCGTGGCCAAGAAAAATGACAGTCCACTCATTTTTATTTGCAAGTGGTTCTATTTTCACCTCGATCGTAAgcgaaaaattttaagaattggAAAAAGAAGTTAGTCTTCACATTTAAGAAGCCTGATCTATCTAATACGTGATTTCTTGTTAAGTTtgtgctttgaatttttttttttaattgtcaagAGCAACATCCCTATATAACTAAAAAACAAGTATATAACAAATAGGGATTGTTTCCGTGCGCAGTTTAACACAGCTGCAGTTTGGGACAGTTTGAGATGAACTTAAAATTCACTCGAAATTTTTCGTCTCAGTCTTGCTTTTGTTTCCTGTACAGAAATTAAGGTTGAGGGTCTTCTCCAAATCACTAACATAATACTTAACTGAAACAACTTCAAACCATTTTATTGCTTTATATCTATGCCACATAGTTCTGAAATAATTAAATGTTTACACAACGTCACATGCCCCACATTGTCACACAATGCTAAACTTCTGTTGGCTTATCGTTTCCATGGAGATCGCACGTTTAAGCCGTAAACTACGACGCACGAACTATCTCTCAATTGAGTCCCCACCaataattttgtaaacaatATCTTGAAGATTGGTAATAACCAAACCTGAACATCATATCACACAGATGCCGTTGAGAATACGACAGACATGATCACCTACAAATGATACCAAGCATCTTCCTAACTCTCTCTATAATCTTAAATTaaatatcatgaaaattaaTGGTTTACTATTTTAATTGGCAGACCCCTCCGTTGGtcttttctaattttcttattttgagaCCAAGCTTTCTTGAAGACATTGTAAGTGAAAATTCTAAGTCACGCCATGAATGAAGAACATTATTACATAACTCGGAGTTGGAACGTGTCAACAATCacacatttctttcaaaaataccCTAACGGAGGATATCGAAACGTCTTCGGTGATTCTCGAACATGCAGTCtaaattaaccaaaatttttctcaacaACTTCCGAAGAACCTCATCCTCATTATCAAAGTGATTGTTTTATTGAATATCACCGGGTAAACGTGATCCGACCTAAGTGATCGGAAACCCTGTTGAACCGTTGCAAACCGGTTGATACTTGAAAATTTGAGATGGCTAAAAGAGACGCTCCAATTAGATTTTAAACGTTGTATCAGCTAAGGTTTGTATACTAAATTActttttgttataaataaaagCTTAAATAAAAAACCCCAAACAACATATCTCCaaacaacaaaggaaacttaATCATCACAACAGAAGCACTCACGCACtacttaaatcaattttttttcagtatcaCGCATGCGATAAAAACTGTTTATTCTCGATAAATTCCAAACACTGCTGCTGTAGCAAAGAGATCATTGCCACAAAACGATGATGAGGCCACGCGATCTGTTTCAACATCCCAGAGGCACCGGCTTGCCACACGTACTCCTTGGTTATTCAACTGTCCTATGGTCACGACACAAACAAGTTTAAATCTCTCAAAACCAAGTACCTTGACTTTATCTTTGATTTCGTCTGCGATGCAGGGAAGCAGGCTCTTACATTTTTCAGGATCATATGGAAGCTCCTTAAGGTGGCTTTCCAGGACTCTGTCTATGGCATCCTTAACGTCGTTACAGCGAAATCGTTTGTCCGCATCAGGACGTAACTTGTATGTATTGGCAATCTTCGCTGCCAGTTGAGGCGGAAGCTCGGTTTGGCCGGCTTGATGTGATCTGGAATACAGACTCATGGATTTTCGTCTGGTTGCTGCGTTGGCCTTGGAGGTGGCTGACAGCGTACGAATCTGTCTGGCGACGGGCTCTTGTATGTTCAGTGTTGCCGGTTTGTTCTGAACATCCGCCGCCACAGAGCTTCGTCGACTGGACACTTCACTAACAGGCATGTCAAAACGCACTTCCTGTCTTGAAAGATAAACCACTGGACCTGAACAATGAACAATTATTTCAGAGGATCGATCCAGTCTTATTTATCTCAGGTTTCACTGCTCACGTTTTGATGATTCAGTGACCGCTGAGTAAGTGAACCTTTACTTTGTTCGGCCTTATTTTAATTCACCTATTAATGTATTCATCATTTCCGCCCGGCTTTGTCTGGAACAATGGCGAGTGTTAATTTACTCCCACTTATTTTATCGCAATTACTTGTCACCTTCACCAATGGATTTCTCTCAGCTAATGAGATGTTAATTTGGTATACAGCTGTTAGCAAAGACACAAGTGCAGCTAACATATGAAAAATGCTGATCGCTGACTAGCGCACCAGTGTTCTACCAGAGAACAGATCCCATGTTACTCAATTACACTCACTTCAATCCTCTGAGTCTGAAATAACGATATAATCTCCTTAACGCTTAAATGATATACTCATGGATATTTTAGCATGTCTAATTGCTTAGATGATTAGGCATAGCGTGCGTGCTTAACTTGTATCTGTCATGTGATCAGAGTTCATAGTCCAGTTTTGGAGAGTAGGCTTTCACGCTAGTAAGGAAACATTTAAAAGTAACTTGTTAGATATCTACCACCCTATAAGATACTTGCCACATCGTTCCGAGTCATTCGTCTACAGTCTCAATTGAAAACgctaaaaaaggtaaaaaaggacTGAGGCAATTAATAAAATTCAACACCGACTGATGCTTGAGCTTGGGGTAGCCATCTTACAAGTTTTTAGGGGACAAAGGTTGCCTGAAAGGAGCAAACTAAGATGGCCACGTTCTATCATGGCTCTTATTTGTACAGAACTACATGCTTTGATAACAAACAAAACTTCCTGTTGTCACCTTTTGAATAGCTTTTATTTACAGACCAGTTTTTTTCGTCTTCGATCTCTGCATCTGGGACTTAagacaaaaaagggaaaaaacccgGGTACGTCGCTTTGCTAAAATAGACTGAGAGGAtgattctattctattctattacGATTCTTTTCGTAAGTTTTCGCCTGTACCCATCCTGGGTGAGGAAAGACGCTGTGAGTATATCTTATGTCTTATCCAAGAACTCGACCCCAGCGGAGATAGCGTGCTCGCTAAATGATTGCGCCACCGCGTGTCTCTGTTTGCTTAACGAATTCAGGATATATTTCGGTCTTAAAACACAGAGTAAAAACTTCAAGGTAGAAGAATCCATGACTTTGAGgtttaacattttcaattctGGCAGGGAATCACTCTGGCTCCAGCTAAATAATAATTTGACTCACCAAGGTGCAAGAAGTTTTGAAAGAACCTTGAGAAtatcaaaataacttttttatatatcaattgagttgataatatacattggccattgtaaagacattctgaagctgacgtttggagcgttagccctttatcATTTTCTCTGACGGAAAGCTAACGcttaaacgtcagctttagaaactcttcacgcTGGATAATTTTCATAATCAACTCACGGAATTAGTAAGAGCAAATCATCTTGTAAAACCTTCCACCAACACAGTTCCACATTTTCTTTACAATTAAAAACATGACCCCTTTTGCTTTTGAATATCAGATCTTTAAAAACTGAATAGTAATAATTATGTTAGTAATGAGCTGAACGCACATGTAGTTTTCCTCGTCGCCGTCTTCGGTTCAAGTCTCAAGCTGTTCTCCTCAATTGGCTAATTATAAGACACCATTAAGTGCAGACACACGGTAGTAAACTTGAGCTTTTATATGATGGAAAGTCTTCGTACGCGGGCCCTACGGAGCAACAATTTCATGCTGAACCTTTTGTCTTCAGTTTCGGTGCAACATTGTGCGTTCGCACAGAGCACAATAAAAATCTCCTTCGCTTTCCCATTAAATTAGTTCTTTCCTAATGGCGA
This is a stretch of genomic DNA from Pocillopora verrucosa isolate sample1 chromosome 12, ASM3666991v2, whole genome shotgun sequence. It encodes these proteins:
- the LOC131774283 gene encoding uncharacterized protein, which encodes MGSCLGPLLANFFMCSIEDTLKHEGKMPTYYKRYVDDTLTIMPVITSAVNFLEILNQCHSSIKFTMEMESKSMLPFLGTQLLNKHTHVETKVYVKPTNTGLLLHYKSHVDDRYKRGLPKPMLDRALRLSSNYCCFSEECDRLKLLFSQLKYPDKLVNSTFSRFIAAKASDQPVSSATVSDRTDPIRVVLQFQDQASADIVRVKPKDLSQKIHTTVQPALVSQKIE